From the genome of Globicephala melas chromosome 11, mGloMel1.2, whole genome shotgun sequence, one region includes:
- the CNBP gene encoding CCHC-type zinc finger nucleic acid binding protein isoform X1, with protein sequence MSSNECFKCGRSGHWARECPTGGGRGRGMRSRGRGGFTSDRGFQFVSSSLPDICYRCGESGHLAKDCDLQEDEACYNCGRGGHIAKDCKEPKREREQCCYNCGKPGHLARDCDHADEQKCYSCGEFGHIQKDCTKVKCYRCGETGHVAINCSKTSEVNCYRCGESGHLARECTIEATA encoded by the exons ATGAGCAGTAATGAATGCTTCAAGTGTGGACGATCTGGCCACTGGGCCCGGGAATGCCCCACTGGTGGGGGCCGTGGTCGTGGAATGAGAAGCCGTGGCAGAGGTGGTTTTACCTCGGATAGAG GTTTCCAGTTTGTTTCCTCATCGCTTCCAGACATCTGTTACCGCTGTGGTGAGTCTGGTCACCTTGCCAAGGATTGTGATCTGCAGGAGGA TGAAGCCTGCTATAACTGCGGCCGGGGAGGTCACATTGCCAAGGACTGCAAGGAGCCCAAGCGGGAGCGAGAGCAGTGCTGCTACAACTGCGGCAAACCCGGCCACCTGGCCCGTGACTGTGACCACGCAGACGAGCAGAAGTGCTATTCTTGCGGAGAGTTCGGACACATTCAGAAAGACTGCACCAAAGTGAAGTGCTATAG GTGTGGCGAGACTGGTCATGTAGCCATCAACTGCAGCAAGACGAGTGAAGTCAACTGTTACCGCTGTGGCGAGTCAGGGCACCTTGCACGGGAGTGCACGATCGAGGCCACGGCTTAA
- the CNBP gene encoding CCHC-type zinc finger nucleic acid binding protein isoform X3, translating to MSSNECFKCGRSGHWARECPTGGGRGRGMRSRGRGFQFVSSSLPDICYRCGESGHLAKDCDLQEDEACYNCGRGGHIAKDCKEPKREREQCCYNCGKPGHLARDCDHADEQKCYSCGEFGHIQKDCTKVKCYRCGETGHVAINCSKTSEVNCYRCGESGHLARECTIEATA from the exons ATGAGCAGTAATGAATGCTTCAAGTGTGGACGATCTGGCCACTGGGCCCGGGAATGCCCCACTGGTGGGGGCCGTGGTCGTGGAATGAGAAGCCGTGGCAGAG GTTTCCAGTTTGTTTCCTCATCGCTTCCAGACATCTGTTACCGCTGTGGTGAGTCTGGTCACCTTGCCAAGGATTGTGATCTGCAGGAGGA TGAAGCCTGCTATAACTGCGGCCGGGGAGGTCACATTGCCAAGGACTGCAAGGAGCCCAAGCGGGAGCGAGAGCAGTGCTGCTACAACTGCGGCAAACCCGGCCACCTGGCCCGTGACTGTGACCACGCAGACGAGCAGAAGTGCTATTCTTGCGGAGAGTTCGGACACATTCAGAAAGACTGCACCAAAGTGAAGTGCTATAG GTGTGGCGAGACTGGTCATGTAGCCATCAACTGCAGCAAGACGAGTGAAGTCAACTGTTACCGCTGTGGCGAGTCAGGGCACCTTGCACGGGAGTGCACGATCGAGGCCACGGCTTAA
- the CNBP gene encoding CCHC-type zinc finger nucleic acid binding protein isoform X2 yields the protein MSSNECFKCGRSGHWARECPTGGGRGRGMRSRGRGGFTSDRGFQFVSSSLPDICYRCGESGHLAKDCDLQEDACYNCGRGGHIAKDCKEPKREREQCCYNCGKPGHLARDCDHADEQKCYSCGEFGHIQKDCTKVKCYRCGETGHVAINCSKTSEVNCYRCGESGHLARECTIEATA from the exons ATGAGCAGTAATGAATGCTTCAAGTGTGGACGATCTGGCCACTGGGCCCGGGAATGCCCCACTGGTGGGGGCCGTGGTCGTGGAATGAGAAGCCGTGGCAGAGGTGGTTTTACCTCGGATAGAG GTTTCCAGTTTGTTTCCTCATCGCTTCCAGACATCTGTTACCGCTGTGGTGAGTCTGGTCACCTTGCCAAGGATTGTGATCTGCAGGAGGATG CCTGCTATAACTGCGGCCGGGGAGGTCACATTGCCAAGGACTGCAAGGAGCCCAAGCGGGAGCGAGAGCAGTGCTGCTACAACTGCGGCAAACCCGGCCACCTGGCCCGTGACTGTGACCACGCAGACGAGCAGAAGTGCTATTCTTGCGGAGAGTTCGGACACATTCAGAAAGACTGCACCAAAGTGAAGTGCTATAG GTGTGGCGAGACTGGTCATGTAGCCATCAACTGCAGCAAGACGAGTGAAGTCAACTGTTACCGCTGTGGCGAGTCAGGGCACCTTGCACGGGAGTGCACGATCGAGGCCACGGCTTAA
- the CNBP gene encoding CCHC-type zinc finger nucleic acid binding protein isoform X4, with the protein MSSNECFKCGRSGHWARECPTGGGRGRGMRSRGRGFQFVSSSLPDICYRCGESGHLAKDCDLQEDACYNCGRGGHIAKDCKEPKREREQCCYNCGKPGHLARDCDHADEQKCYSCGEFGHIQKDCTKVKCYRCGETGHVAINCSKTSEVNCYRCGESGHLARECTIEATA; encoded by the exons ATGAGCAGTAATGAATGCTTCAAGTGTGGACGATCTGGCCACTGGGCCCGGGAATGCCCCACTGGTGGGGGCCGTGGTCGTGGAATGAGAAGCCGTGGCAGAG GTTTCCAGTTTGTTTCCTCATCGCTTCCAGACATCTGTTACCGCTGTGGTGAGTCTGGTCACCTTGCCAAGGATTGTGATCTGCAGGAGGATG CCTGCTATAACTGCGGCCGGGGAGGTCACATTGCCAAGGACTGCAAGGAGCCCAAGCGGGAGCGAGAGCAGTGCTGCTACAACTGCGGCAAACCCGGCCACCTGGCCCGTGACTGTGACCACGCAGACGAGCAGAAGTGCTATTCTTGCGGAGAGTTCGGACACATTCAGAAAGACTGCACCAAAGTGAAGTGCTATAG GTGTGGCGAGACTGGTCATGTAGCCATCAACTGCAGCAAGACGAGTGAAGTCAACTGTTACCGCTGTGGCGAGTCAGGGCACCTTGCACGGGAGTGCACGATCGAGGCCACGGCTTAA